A window from Flavobacterium gyeonganense encodes these proteins:
- a CDS encoding NmrA family transcriptional regulator — protein sequence MENQKILVLSGNGKTGRRVTKLLKEISNTEVYIGSRNGIPAFYWENPETWSEVIEGIDTVYITFQPDLAIPSAPETIQKFTTLATQNGVQKIVLLSGRGEKEAKVCEEIVKSTAKNWTIVRASWFSQNFSESIFLEPILAGYVAIARAKTPEPFTDADDIAAVVTEALLNEKHNGKTYELTGPRLLNFQQAVAEIAQITGREIQFQPLSVDEYISMLREYQVPEDELWLVNYLFTEVLDGRNSSITSDIEKVLGRKAKDFTDYVKETAQTGIWDAPKLAETP from the coding sequence ATGGAAAATCAGAAAATTTTAGTCCTTAGCGGAAACGGAAAAACAGGCCGCAGAGTGACAAAACTGTTAAAAGAAATAAGCAACACAGAAGTTTACATCGGATCCAGAAATGGCATCCCTGCTTTTTACTGGGAAAATCCAGAAACCTGGTCTGAGGTAATCGAAGGTATTGATACGGTTTACATTACTTTTCAGCCTGATTTGGCCATTCCGTCAGCGCCGGAAACCATTCAGAAATTTACAACTTTGGCCACTCAAAACGGTGTTCAGAAAATAGTACTTCTTTCCGGAAGAGGCGAAAAAGAAGCGAAGGTTTGCGAAGAAATTGTAAAATCAACCGCAAAAAACTGGACGATTGTAAGAGCTAGCTGGTTCAGTCAGAATTTTAGCGAAAGCATCTTTTTAGAACCTATTCTCGCGGGTTACGTAGCCATTGCACGTGCTAAAACACCAGAACCATTTACTGATGCCGATGATATTGCAGCTGTGGTAACCGAAGCACTTTTAAACGAAAAACACAACGGAAAAACATACGAGCTTACCGGTCCGAGACTGCTTAACTTTCAACAGGCCGTGGCCGAAATAGCCCAGATTACAGGCAGGGAAATTCAGTTTCAGCCGCTTTCTGTAGACGAATATATTAGTATGCTGCGCGAATATCAGGTACCGGAAGACGAATTATGGCTGGTTAACTATCTTTTTACTGAAGTTCTGGATGGCCGAAATTCCAGCATCACCAGCGATATTGAAAAAGTCTTAGGCCGAAAAGCCAAAGATTTTACCGACTACGTAAAAGAAACAGCACAAACAGGTATTTGGGATGCACCAAAATTAGCAGAAACGCCATGA
- a CDS encoding nitroreductase family protein, translating into MDILELMKKRYSAKKYNADKAIPQEKIEALKEVLYLSPSSINIQPWKFTFVQNTGVKAQLAAVSMHNQEKVNQAQLVVVFSVADDLDAFQQIVDTQMPEARRNWYNQIKASKPEAELKTWLSQQVYIALGVGLTASIALGLDSTAMEGIESDKYKEILNMSAFKPLFAMAVGYGAEDDFNRIEVMPKSRRLLDSVIESI; encoded by the coding sequence ATGGATATTTTGGAATTAATGAAAAAAAGATACTCTGCGAAAAAGTACAATGCAGACAAAGCTATTCCGCAGGAAAAAATCGAAGCTTTAAAAGAGGTTTTATACCTGAGCCCTTCTTCTATAAATATTCAGCCATGGAAATTTACATTTGTCCAAAATACGGGAGTTAAGGCACAATTAGCTGCAGTTTCGATGCACAATCAGGAAAAAGTAAATCAGGCACAGCTGGTAGTGGTTTTTAGTGTTGCCGATGATCTGGATGCTTTTCAGCAAATAGTAGATACCCAAATGCCCGAAGCCCGCAGAAACTGGTACAATCAGATTAAAGCCAGTAAGCCTGAAGCCGAATTAAAAACATGGCTGTCTCAGCAGGTATATATCGCTCTGGGAGTTGGTCTAACAGCCAGTATTGCGTTAGGTTTGGATTCTACCGCTATGGAAGGGATTGAATCTGATAAATACAAAGAAATCCTAAATATGTCGGCTTTTAAACCTTTATTTGCCATGGCAGTTGGTTATGGTGCCGAAGATGATTTTAACCGAATCGAAGTAATGCCAAAATCGAGAAGATTACTGGACAGTGTGATTGAGAGTATCTAA
- a CDS encoding tyrosine-type recombinase/integrase, with amino-acid sequence MDSKRNIILIKQSKGKKDRIVPLSPKILEMLRSYYVCYKPKKWLFEGRNENEPYDARSLSNVLKQALTKSNIKKPVSLHWLRHSYATHLLESGTDLRFIQELLGHSSSRTTEIYTHVSTKSLQQIKSPFDDL; translated from the coding sequence ATCGACTCCAAACGAAACATAATCCTGATAAAACAATCCAAAGGCAAAAAAGACCGCATCGTTCCCCTATCCCCAAAAATATTAGAAATGCTGCGAAGTTATTATGTATGTTATAAACCAAAAAAATGGCTTTTTGAAGGGCGAAACGAAAACGAACCCTACGATGCCCGCAGCTTATCAAACGTGCTGAAGCAAGCCCTGACAAAAAGTAATATTAAAAAACCTGTAAGCTTGCATTGGCTTAGACACAGCTATGCCACACATCTATTGGAATCAGGAACCGATCTACGCTTTATTCAGGAACTTTTGGGGCATAGCAGCAGCAGAACTACAGAAATATATACCCATGTAAGCACAAAAAGTCTTCAGCAAATAAAAAGTCCGTTTGATGATTTGTAG
- a CDS encoding DUF6620 family protein, producing the protein MFKKLFGSLTGDNKQENQIDAQTSNDNYENNYENEYQETEYDPETLHGTHYAIEDFDNEVERRAEAWIQDERESGENLQESDIKSIYTNYRRQVYQEWNNCDSDQMIRFEHANSLKYSGVQTSGFVKVEDNNPFLEPVHGISLRDYTAMCLKISAGVDYNEVCRAMGIESVIWEELNTIWPQRMGEDTSFTVTTLFGQYYAENVTIPQLENIKAEVSEEGVANLERIKTDRYFYEELAGARQAAYEYGIDGAQWILDNYGINLADFQSVAMQWMTEQNQNWNSEEIMAFSNYQQEKQKEYAAKFAAEQGGNIADDVEF; encoded by the coding sequence ATGTTTAAAAAACTTTTTGGTTCCCTAACCGGAGACAACAAACAAGAAAATCAGATTGATGCACAAACTTCAAATGATAATTATGAGAATAATTATGAAAACGAGTATCAGGAAACAGAATACGACCCTGAAACTTTGCACGGAACACATTACGCTATTGAAGATTTTGACAATGAAGTAGAAAGAAGAGCAGAAGCCTGGATTCAGGATGAACGTGAAAGTGGGGAAAATTTACAGGAAAGCGACATCAAAAGCATTTATACCAATTACAGACGACAAGTTTACCAAGAATGGAATAACTGCGATTCTGATCAAATGATCCGATTTGAGCATGCTAATTCATTAAAATACAGCGGCGTTCAGACTTCAGGGTTTGTAAAAGTAGAGGACAACAATCCGTTTCTTGAGCCTGTGCACGGGATTTCATTGAGAGATTATACAGCCATGTGCCTGAAAATTAGTGCAGGTGTAGATTACAACGAAGTGTGCAGAGCAATGGGTATTGAATCTGTAATCTGGGAAGAATTAAATACCATTTGGCCACAGCGTATGGGCGAAGATACTTCGTTTACAGTTACCACTTTATTCGGTCAGTATTATGCAGAAAACGTTACGATTCCGCAATTAGAAAATATCAAAGCCGAGGTTTCAGAAGAAGGAGTTGCAAATCTTGAAAGAATCAAAACCGACCGTTATTTCTACGAGGAACTTGCCGGAGCGAGACAGGCAGCTTACGAATACGGAATCGACGGAGCACAATGGATCCTGGATAACTACGGAATCAATCTGGCCGATTTCCAGTCGGTTGCCATGCAGTGGATGACCGAACAGAATCAAAACTGGAACTCAGAAGAGATAATGGCGTTTTCAAATTACCAGCAGGAAAAACAAAAAGAATACGCCGCAAAATTCGCCGCAGAACAAGGCGGCAATATAGCGGACGACGTAGAATTCTAA
- a CDS encoding RNA polymerase sigma factor has translation MKEDFIKSINEYQNIIHKICRLYRNSHEDREDLFQEIVYQLWKSYPKFKGESKISTWIYRVAFNTSIVTFRKNKISISNYKNIPEKFHPTLENSYSENEERIFELLSKLNSIEKSIITLYLEDYNYEEIATIIGISENNVGVKLNRIKNKLKIK, from the coding sequence ATGAAAGAAGACTTTATAAAATCCATTAATGAATATCAAAATATAATTCACAAAATTTGCAGGCTATATAGAAACAGCCATGAAGACCGTGAAGATTTATTTCAGGAAATAGTTTATCAATTATGGAAATCATATCCTAAATTTAAAGGAGAATCAAAAATAAGCACCTGGATATACCGGGTTGCTTTTAATACCTCAATAGTTACATTTAGAAAAAATAAAATCTCTATTTCTAACTATAAAAATATTCCCGAAAAGTTCCATCCTACACTAGAAAATTCATATTCGGAAAACGAAGAACGCATTTTTGAACTTCTTAGTAAATTAAATAGTATTGAAAAATCTATTATCACACTTTATCTCGAAGATTACAATTATGAAGAAATTGCGACTATAATTGGGATATCCGAAAATAATGTAGGAGTCAAACTGAACAGAATCAAAAACAAATTAAAAATAAAATAA
- a CDS encoding DUF4932 domain-containing protein has protein sequence MRKNFLLAVLLNLASMSIYAQEKFKEVNFDEKFKKENQGKAEIKINEVKELIHIMIAITEVGLENDDMVAQTGTYYKDIIQDFKPFKDEQIITKFDSLMKANPLNYIFLSGNALSYDFKGNKLVANKYYLFPAQNVSSHTTITVNPITTYKKEIENFAKKTGFRKFYKKHNEYYNKIISDYNEFADLKEQWSWLEKQFSTIVNNYTIMCSPLINGLNYTTSYTDNNFKQIMMVLPPLEELPNMTDSEKVVFNTRTMFTEIDHNYVGKPTKDNIDIINQVLGNREEWVNTKQYGTEYYPNAERVFDEYMTYGVFLLYCKDHFDKNTTAKTTKNIIDLMTERGFIKMQEFADSLFDVSSKNPNKTIEEWYPEFIKQLGK, from the coding sequence ATGAGAAAAAATTTCTTATTAGCTGTATTATTGAATTTAGCTTCAATGAGTATATATGCACAGGAAAAATTTAAGGAAGTAAACTTCGACGAAAAATTTAAAAAAGAAAATCAAGGAAAAGCTGAAATTAAAATCAATGAAGTCAAGGAATTAATACATATAATGATAGCAATAACTGAAGTTGGTTTAGAAAATGATGATATGGTTGCACAAACCGGAACTTATTATAAAGATATTATTCAAGATTTCAAGCCTTTCAAAGATGAACAGATTATTACAAAGTTTGATTCTTTAATGAAAGCGAATCCGCTAAATTACATTTTTCTTTCAGGTAATGCTTTGAGTTACGATTTCAAAGGAAACAAATTAGTAGCCAATAAATATTATCTTTTTCCAGCTCAGAATGTTTCTTCTCACACTACAATCACAGTAAATCCAATTACAACTTACAAAAAAGAGATTGAGAATTTTGCAAAAAAAACAGGATTTCGAAAGTTCTATAAAAAGCATAATGAATATTATAACAAAATCATTTCAGATTACAACGAATTCGCAGATCTTAAAGAACAATGGAGCTGGTTAGAAAAGCAATTTTCTACAATAGTCAATAATTATACGATAATGTGTTCACCTCTGATTAATGGATTGAATTATACGACAAGTTATACTGATAATAATTTTAAACAAATTATGATGGTCTTGCCACCGCTTGAAGAATTACCAAATATGACAGACTCTGAAAAAGTTGTATTTAATACAAGAACAATGTTTACCGAAATTGACCACAATTATGTAGGAAAACCAACGAAAGACAATATTGATATCATAAATCAAGTTCTTGGAAATAGAGAAGAATGGGTTAATACAAAACAGTATGGTACAGAATATTATCCAAATGCTGAACGAGTTTTTGATGAATACATGACATATGGTGTGTTTTTATTATATTGCAAAGACCATTTTGATAAAAATACAACCGCAAAGACAACTAAAAATATTATCGATTTAATGACAGAAAGAGGGTTTATAAAAATGCAAGAGTTCGCAGACTCTCTTTTTGATGTTAGTTCTAAAAACCCAAACAAAACAATAGAAGAATGGTATCCGGAATTTATTAAACAACTCGGAAAATAA
- a CDS encoding IS110 family transposase: protein MNLKYSVGLDIASKKIDICISVINSNQSVKVVSSKSFLNTLNGFKDMESWIIKNHKEKDVQLVLCMEATGVYHENCALYFHERNYKISIILANKAKHYLISLGLKSKNDSIDAKGLSKMGAEQCLELWQPMGRFFYVLRQYTRQYENLQEQKTVFNNQLHALEHSMFKNKAMIKQQKDTLKLFDKQLKELEKLMNTLIDSDQVIKQRFANVCKIKGIGMLTAATILAETNGFELFKNYKQLVSYAGFDVVERESGMSKGKTKISKKGNSHIRRVLFMPAFTAVKHKEKPVVDLYNRTIEKHGIKMKSYVAVQKSCWF from the coding sequence ATGAATTTGAAGTACTCGGTAGGATTGGATATTGCTAGTAAAAAAATTGACATTTGCATATCAGTAATAAATAGCAATCAAAGCGTAAAAGTAGTATCCAGCAAATCATTTTTAAATACCCTAAATGGTTTTAAAGATATGGAAAGCTGGATTATAAAAAATCACAAGGAGAAAGATGTCCAGCTAGTTTTATGTATGGAAGCCACTGGGGTTTATCACGAGAATTGTGCACTTTATTTTCATGAAAGAAACTATAAAATATCGATAATTTTAGCCAACAAGGCAAAACATTATTTGATTTCATTGGGGTTAAAATCCAAGAACGATAGCATTGATGCCAAAGGACTATCTAAAATGGGAGCAGAACAATGTTTAGAATTATGGCAGCCTATGGGCAGATTTTTCTATGTATTGCGCCAATATACACGCCAATATGAGAATTTACAAGAGCAAAAAACAGTCTTTAATAATCAACTGCATGCCTTAGAACATTCCATGTTTAAAAACAAAGCCATGATAAAACAGCAGAAAGACACTCTTAAATTGTTTGATAAACAACTTAAAGAACTCGAAAAATTAATGAATACTTTAATCGATTCTGATCAAGTTATAAAACAGAGGTTTGCTAATGTTTGTAAAATAAAAGGTATAGGGATGCTTACCGCAGCAACAATTTTAGCTGAAACAAATGGTTTTGAATTATTTAAAAACTACAAGCAGCTAGTGTCTTATGCTGGATTTGATGTAGTTGAGCGAGAATCAGGAATGAGTAAAGGGAAAACAAAAATATCAAAAAAAGGAAATAGTCATATCCGCAGAGTGTTATTTATGCCTGCTTTTACGGCTGTAAAACACAAAGAAAAACCCGTAGTAGATTTGTATAATCGAACTATTGAGAAACATGGCATTAAGATGAAGAGTTATGTTGCAGTCCAAAAAAGCTGTTGGTTTTAA
- a CDS encoding DUF2314 domain-containing protein codes for MENTPIFFADGESPKMIDAFKKAQENFKYFWRELSWEYRRIIPGLDVACVKLAFTQKTDDETIVEHMWINDINFDGEKIYGILVNDPNELTNVSNGDEVEIPFNQISDWLFASQGKTYGGFTIHAMRSEMTESERQEHDDAWGMDFGDFNDIEVVSEQKEKPENLIEHPMSINMKESLIDFLKTNPEEINKKDDFGYTFLHRETIAGNSTSVQVLINSGADVTTKTNNGKTALDYAKQLNWEHLIPLFN; via the coding sequence ATGGAAAACACCCCTATATTTTTTGCAGACGGCGAAAGCCCGAAAATGATTGACGCCTTCAAAAAAGCTCAGGAAAACTTTAAATATTTCTGGAGAGAGTTATCCTGGGAATACCGCCGCATCATTCCAGGACTGGATGTTGCCTGCGTAAAGCTGGCTTTTACACAGAAAACTGATGATGAAACCATTGTAGAACACATGTGGATCAATGACATCAACTTTGATGGCGAAAAAATCTATGGCATTTTAGTAAATGATCCTAATGAATTAACGAATGTGAGCAACGGCGATGAAGTAGAAATCCCCTTCAATCAAATCAGCGACTGGTTATTCGCAAGCCAGGGCAAAACATACGGCGGATTTACGATACATGCCATGCGCTCTGAAATGACTGAATCAGAAAGACAGGAGCATGATGACGCATGGGGAATGGACTTTGGGGATTTCAATGATATTGAGGTCGTTTCTGAGCAAAAAGAAAAACCTGAAAATTTAATTGAACATCCGATGAGTATAAACATGAAAGAGAGCCTGATTGATTTCCTGAAAACAAATCCGGAGGAAATCAATAAAAAAGATGATTTCGGATATACATTTTTACATCGGGAAACAATAGCAGGAAATAGTACTTCTGTGCAAGTTTTAATAAACTCCGGAGCTGATGTTACTACAAAAACCAACAACGGCAAAACAGCACTGGATTACGCTAAACAACTAAACTGGGAACATTTGATTCCGCTTTTTAACTAA
- a CDS encoding DUF5367 family protein: protein MNYPRSILAGIIAWLCVVITFYVLEHIPFFKKSTTAQAFIAAFTIIFYAWFAAWFYYKKAAKKSGLLVGIVITGTALVLDVLVTVPLIEIPKGSSYQAFFSNPILWILAVINVLTVYVYLKRNTKIN, encoded by the coding sequence ATGAATTATCCAAGATCCATATTGGCTGGTATCATTGCATGGCTTTGTGTTGTGATCACTTTTTATGTTCTGGAACACATTCCCTTTTTTAAAAAATCGACTACAGCTCAGGCCTTCATTGCCGCTTTTACCATTATTTTTTATGCCTGGTTTGCCGCCTGGTTTTATTATAAAAAAGCAGCAAAAAAATCGGGGCTTCTCGTGGGAATCGTCATTACCGGAACCGCATTGGTTCTTGACGTTTTAGTAACAGTTCCGCTTATCGAAATTCCAAAAGGAAGCAGTTATCAGGCCTTTTTCAGCAATCCTATATTATGGATTCTGGCGGTCATTAATGTTCTTACAGTGTATGTATATCTAAAGCGAAATACCAAAATAAACTGA
- a CDS encoding suppressor of fused domain protein, producing MTLEEYKKQFTEDDAVGWLEIDREFEHLYPGQEPKHYAPAISYMLGGDNPLDGVSVYESKKQTYHFHFVTYGFSELYYDEEKAGGEFSKWGFELTFRLKPYEKDNGNPSWAIALLQNIAKYVFSSGKWFEEFHFMPANGPIRLETDTEITALVFVEDPEISKKQTPHGEVSFLQIVGITNSEYELLLENPGTAEGLLNKLKENNPLLITDLNRK from the coding sequence ATGACATTAGAAGAATACAAAAAGCAATTTACAGAAGATGATGCTGTCGGATGGCTCGAAATAGACAGAGAGTTTGAACATCTTTATCCCGGACAGGAACCTAAACATTATGCCCCGGCAATAAGTTATATGCTTGGAGGTGACAATCCGCTTGATGGCGTCAGCGTTTACGAAAGTAAAAAACAAACTTACCATTTCCACTTTGTCACTTATGGATTTTCGGAATTGTATTATGATGAAGAAAAAGCAGGAGGCGAATTCAGCAAATGGGGATTTGAACTTACTTTTCGATTAAAGCCTTACGAAAAAGACAACGGAAACCCTTCGTGGGCAATTGCGCTTTTGCAGAATATTGCCAAGTACGTTTTTAGCAGCGGGAAATGGTTTGAAGAATTTCATTTCATGCCCGCCAATGGTCCAATCCGACTGGAGACCGACACTGAAATTACAGCTTTGGTTTTTGTTGAAGATCCGGAAATATCTAAAAAACAAACGCCTCACGGAGAAGTTTCATTTTTACAGATCGTCGGCATAACGAATTCAGAATATGAATTACTTTTAGAGAACCCCGGAACAGCGGAAGGACTTTTAAATAAATTGAAGGAAAACAATCCACTACTAATAACAGATTTAAACAGGAAATGA
- a CDS encoding site-specific integrase, producing MNWSSKLILHKKELRIAIYFEKNAKLIARIKQFEGAKWSQTLKVWHLPDNEQKRIHFKISAAYLSLPSEEGILAIQKFSNWLTSRRYSPNTVKTYTEALKSFLVFHRELPVSEITNEHIILYNNDYILKNNLSASYQNQIVNAIKLFFKTLENKKMYVENIHRPKGEKNYLMY from the coding sequence ATGAATTGGTCATCCAAATTAATTCTCCATAAAAAAGAACTCCGAATAGCAATTTACTTTGAAAAAAATGCAAAATTGATTGCACGCATCAAACAATTTGAAGGCGCAAAATGGAGCCAAACCTTAAAAGTCTGGCATTTACCGGACAATGAACAGAAACGGATTCATTTTAAAATATCCGCTGCCTATTTATCATTACCATCAGAAGAAGGAATTTTAGCCATCCAAAAATTTAGTAATTGGCTTACTTCCAGACGTTACAGTCCCAATACTGTAAAAACATATACTGAAGCTTTAAAGTCCTTTTTGGTTTTTCATCGGGAACTTCCTGTTTCCGAAATCACAAATGAGCATATCATACTATACAATAACGATTATATTTTAAAAAATAACCTTTCGGCTTCCTATCAAAATCAGATTGTGAATGCTATTAAATTATTTTTCAAAACTTTAGAAAACAAGAAAATGTATGTAGAAAACATTCATCGACCAAAAGGCGAAAAAAATTACCTAATGTATTGA
- a CDS encoding helix-turn-helix domain-containing protein, with translation MTTDIIELNNFIVLIEHSNAEKTFVQKCEIDGDAVGFAFYGSGNVELEIKHNNQTKYLTNTTGLAISFFGNQKVEFAHKIAPDKPLQSISIFTKLKNLHTLSQVEKEIFEKQLPELLNPKEHFVKGPTFFMTLDMQLAVQKIFNTPYSGNTRLLFLKSQVNELLSHYFALLSDDKKVELTDKDKEKLFQAKEIVSAQYSKPPTISELSRLIGLNSTKLKKNFKELFGIPIYKYIHEERLNKAYELLSQTEKTVQEAAWEVGYESLSSFSNAFQKKFSSRPNEVKKQFLSNKS, from the coding sequence ATGACCACCGACATCATAGAACTAAACAATTTTATCGTCCTGATCGAACATTCAAATGCAGAGAAAACCTTTGTTCAGAAATGTGAGATTGACGGAGATGCGGTGGGTTTTGCTTTTTATGGTTCCGGCAATGTTGAGTTAGAGATCAAACACAACAATCAGACAAAATATTTAACGAATACAACCGGACTGGCAATTTCATTTTTTGGGAATCAAAAAGTTGAATTTGCCCATAAAATTGCTCCGGACAAACCGCTGCAGTCCATTAGTATTTTTACGAAACTTAAAAACCTACATACGTTATCGCAGGTTGAAAAAGAAATTTTCGAAAAACAATTGCCCGAATTATTGAATCCGAAGGAGCATTTTGTAAAAGGCCCTACTTTTTTCATGACGCTTGACATGCAGCTTGCTGTTCAGAAGATTTTCAATACCCCCTACTCCGGCAATACAAGGCTGTTATTCTTAAAAAGTCAGGTCAACGAATTACTTTCACATTATTTTGCCCTTTTGTCTGATGATAAAAAAGTAGAATTGACAGATAAGGACAAAGAAAAACTTTTTCAGGCAAAAGAAATCGTGAGCGCACAATATTCAAAACCTCCTACTATTTCGGAATTGTCAAGACTTATCGGACTCAACAGTACCAAATTAAAAAAGAATTTCAAGGAGTTATTTGGTATTCCTATTTACAAATACATTCACGAAGAACGGTTGAACAAAGCGTATGAACTGCTTTCCCAAACCGAGAAAACCGTTCAGGAAGCGGCCTGGGAAGTTGGATACGAAAGCCTGAGTTCGTTTTCGAATGCTTTTCAGAAAAAGTTTAGTTCAAGACCCAACGAAGTAAAAAAACAATTCCTTTCAAACAAATCTTAA